GCCCGTCGTGTGAACAAGGGTGGCATGGGTTTTGGTGCCGACATCCGTAGCACCGAGGAAAACTCCCTCAGTGAACTTTTCAAGGTGATGGAACCTGATGACCTGATCCAGTTCGGTTTGATTCCCGAAATTGTCGGTCGTTTGCCGATCGCCGTGGCCCTGGAAGAACTTGACGAAGATGCTCTCCTCAACATTCTTACCCAGCCCAAGAACGCCCTTGTAAAACAGTTCAAGAGCTTGTTCGCAATGGACGGCGTGGAATTGGAATTCGAGGAAGACGCCCTTAGGGAAATTGTCCGCGAAACGATGGTCCGCAAAACCGGTGCCCGCGGCCTCCGTTCCGTTCTCGAGAAGGTCTTGCAGCGTTACATGTTTGAGCTTCCCGGTTCCGACACAAAGACGCTGGTCATGACTGCGGATATGGTTAAGGATGGTCTGAAACCCCAGGGCAAGGCTTCTCCTGCCACCAAGAAGACCCGTAAAAAATCCTAGCAAAATCCTGCTTAGTGCATTTCGATGGATGACCTGCCTTATGTGTGGTCATCCATTTTTGTATTTTTGGCATCGTAAATGGAGAAAGAGATTTTGGTAAACGATTTTTCGAAAAATTATGCATTGCTTCCCCTTAGGGATGCTGTTGTATTCCCCCTGACCACTCGCCGTATTTTGGTGGGTAGAGATATTTCTCTAAAGGCTTTGGAATATGCTGAGTCCCATGATAATCAGATTATTTTGGCTGCCCAGAAGAATATTGAGCAGGAAGTCATCGAGAACCCCATGCTGGATTTGTATTCCGTGGGTGTGTTGGCTCATGTAAGCAATGTGACTCCGTTTCCGAACGGTTGCGTGAAGGTTGTTCTTGAAGGTGAAATTGTGGTGGACCTTCGTTCCATCAATATGTCCGAAGGATTTCTCCAGGTGACCGTTTCTCCAAGGACTTCCATTCTCCAGAGCGACAAGTGCGAAAAACTTGAAATGGTTTTGAACCAATTCAAGGAATATTCCATGCATCGCAATATTGCCGACGGCATGGTGGATGCCTTGTTTACCATGGACAGCCATGTAAACGCTCTGTACGGGATTATTCCTTTCTTGCAGGTTGCTTTGGATGTTCGCCAGACTCTTCTGGAAGTTGAAAATATTGAGGCCCTTGCGGATCGTCTGCTTGAAATTATGAAGGTGGCTGCGGATAACGATACCGTCATGGTGAAGGTTCAGCAGAACGTTCGCCAGAAGATGGCCCAGCAGCAGAAGGAATGGTTCATTTCCGAACAGATCCGCCAGCTGCAAGATGAGCTTGATGGCGACAACGGTTCCTCCGAACCGGATCAGCTGCTGAAGAAGATCAAGGAAAAGAAGTTTGCTCCGGCCATCCAGGAAAAGCTGGAAGAAGAAATTTCCCGCATGCGCATGATGCAGCCCACGTCTCCGGAATATGCCGTGAGCCGCAATTACCTGGATTGGTTCCTTACGCTTCCGTACAATGTGTTCACCGAAACCAGCCTGAACATGAAGAAGGTGAAGGCCGAACTGGATGCAAAGCATTTCGGCCTGGACAAGGTGAAGGAACGCATCATGGAATACATCGCCGTTCTGAAGCTTACGGGCACGGAACGCCGCGCACCCATTCTTTGCCTTGTTGGCCCTCCAGGCGTTGGTAAGACTACCTTGGTGGAATCCATCGCCAAGGCCATGCAGCGTAATTTTGTACGCATCACCTTGGGTGGCGTTCGTGACGAAGCAGAAATTCGCGGTCATCGCCGCACCTACATTGGCGCCATGCCGGGCCGTTTCATTAACGCCCTGAAGCGCGCCAAGTGCATGAATCCCATTATCCTTCTGGATGAAATCGACAAGATGGCAAGCGACTTCCGCGGAGACCCCGCCAGCGCCATGCTCGAAGTCTTGGATCCGGAAC
The genomic region above belongs to Fibrobacter sp. and contains:
- the lon gene encoding endopeptidase La; translation: MEKEILVNDFSKNYALLPLRDAVVFPLTTRRILVGRDISLKALEYAESHDNQIILAAQKNIEQEVIENPMLDLYSVGVLAHVSNVTPFPNGCVKVVLEGEIVVDLRSINMSEGFLQVTVSPRTSILQSDKCEKLEMVLNQFKEYSMHRNIADGMVDALFTMDSHVNALYGIIPFLQVALDVRQTLLEVENIEALADRLLEIMKVAADNDTVMVKVQQNVRQKMAQQQKEWFISEQIRQLQDELDGDNGSSEPDQLLKKIKEKKFAPAIQEKLEEEISRMRMMQPTSPEYAVSRNYLDWFLTLPYNVFTETSLNMKKVKAELDAKHFGLDKVKERIMEYIAVLKLTGTERRAPILCLVGPPGVGKTTLVESIAKAMQRNFVRITLGGVRDEAEIRGHRRTYIGAMPGRFINALKRAKCMNPIILLDEIDKMASDFRGDPASAMLEVLDPEQNHDFTDHFMEVGLDLSRVLFIATANNENQIPEALHDRLEMVRLPGYYPHEKEKIASNYLVPRICERTGVKLGEDIVFPDEMVRKVIRDWTREAGVRELERMLENVVRHRAKDMVMGKKFAKELNEKTLQEYLGAPRFMESQLPEPGRPGVVTGLAWTSVGGEILPIECSLMAGKGNLLLTGKLGDVMKESAQIALSLVRERFEEFGIDAEKFAKTDIHIHVPEGAVPKDGPSAGIALTLCLLSAFTKQPIPPDVAFTGEVSLTGACLPIGGLNEKALAALQAGVKTLRLPAQNKKDVDELPAPAKKGLKIYTHKHIDEIIKILFVKPGAKQVKAESLKVKESKASAVAVKVTKPAKVAEKPAAKATKKK